A genomic region of Sphingobium sp. HWE2-09 contains the following coding sequences:
- the folD gene encoding bifunctional methylenetetrahydrofolate dehydrogenase/methenyltetrahydrofolate cyclohydrolase FolD, giving the protein MTIGKIIDGKAFAATVRDKVGEGVAGFVAATGRKPGLAVVLVGEDPASSVYVRSKGKMTVAAGMESFEFKRPDSIGEEDLLDLIEELNQDERVDGILVQLPLPKHIDEAAVIGAIDPAKDVDGFHVVNSGKLATGQEALVPCTPLGCIMLLKDELGDLSGLEAVVVGRSNIVGKPMAALLLAESCTVTIAHSRTRDLASVVHRADIVVAAVGRAEMVKGEWIKPGATVIDVGINRVADSEEEGKSRIVGDVATAEALGHVRAITPVPGGVGPMTIAVLLRNTLVAAHARAGLAKPEGL; this is encoded by the coding sequence ATGACCATCGGCAAGATCATCGACGGCAAGGCGTTCGCCGCCACTGTGCGCGACAAGGTGGGCGAAGGCGTCGCGGGCTTTGTCGCGGCGACCGGGCGCAAGCCGGGGCTGGCCGTGGTGTTGGTGGGCGAAGACCCGGCGAGCAGCGTCTATGTCCGGTCCAAGGGCAAGATGACCGTGGCGGCGGGGATGGAAAGTTTCGAGTTCAAGCGGCCCGACAGCATCGGCGAGGAAGATCTGCTCGACCTGATCGAGGAGCTGAACCAGGACGAGCGGGTCGATGGGATTTTGGTGCAGTTGCCGCTGCCCAAGCATATCGACGAAGCCGCCGTGATCGGCGCGATCGACCCGGCCAAGGATGTCGATGGCTTTCATGTCGTCAATTCGGGCAAGCTGGCGACGGGGCAGGAGGCGTTGGTGCCCTGCACGCCGCTGGGCTGCATCATGTTGCTGAAGGACGAACTGGGCGACCTGAGTGGTCTGGAAGCCGTGGTCGTGGGCCGGTCCAACATCGTGGGCAAGCCGATGGCGGCGCTGTTGCTGGCGGAAAGCTGCACCGTGACGATCGCGCATAGCCGCACCCGTGATCTGGCGAGCGTGGTGCATCGCGCGGACATCGTCGTGGCCGCCGTGGGGCGGGCGGAGATGGTGAAGGGCGAGTGGATCAAGCCGGGCGCGACGGTGATCGATGTCGGCATCAACCGGGTCGCCGATAGCGAGGAAGAGGGCAAGAGCCGGATCGTGGGCGATGTCGCCACCGCCGAGGCGCTGGGCCATGTCCGCGCGATCACGCCGGTGCCGGGCGGCGTCGGGCCGATGACGATCGCGGTGCTGCTGCGCAACACGCTGGTGGCGGCCCATGCGCGCGCGGGGCTGGCCAAGCCGGAGGGGTTGTGA
- a CDS encoding DUF167 domain-containing protein produces MNSVWTVVGDDLLLAVRLTPGAAKDAIGGLWIDEREAGWLCARVRAVPEKGRANGALIALLGKRLDWPKSAILLESGDGNRLKRLRIIGGGGALARLTALIATWVEQT; encoded by the coding sequence CTGAACTCTGTCTGGACGGTAGTAGGCGACGACCTGCTGCTGGCCGTGCGGTTGACGCCGGGGGCGGCGAAGGACGCGATCGGCGGGCTGTGGATCGATGAGCGCGAGGCGGGCTGGCTCTGCGCGCGGGTGCGGGCGGTGCCGGAAAAGGGCAGGGCCAATGGCGCGTTGATCGCGCTGCTGGGCAAAAGGCTCGATTGGCCCAAAAGCGCGATTTTGCTGGAATCGGGGGACGGCAACCGGCTAAAGCGGCTGCGGATCATCGGCGGCGGTGGCGCTTTGGCGCGCCTGACCGCGCTTATCGCAACATGGGTAGAACAGACATGA